A stretch of DNA from Takifugu rubripes chromosome 15, fTakRub1.2, whole genome shotgun sequence:
CAATGCTAACAAAATGGCAGCGTTCTTACAGTGGAGGAAATTTGTCTTCTTTGATAAAGAGGTCGTAAAGGAACATGGAGATACCGGGAAAAATGTTGTTCTTCCCAGCGGAATATCAGCGTGTGACTCCGGCCGAGGTCACATTGTTCTCGGAGATATCCTTTAATAAAGCCGCGATGCTATTACCGACAGTGTGATGCTAACAGGGACATGGTGAAGAATCTCACAGCCTAAACAACATTTCCTCCTTTAAAGTTAAACGTCTGAATTGAACGTTTCCGCCTATTTGTACTGCTGAGCTTCAGTTTCAGGAATCCTGCGTGTTTTTGTGTTAAAATGAGAGTTGACAGGAAAGGATTCGCAGCTCAAtgttttgaaacacttttaGCCTATTAAGAATTGTAACTGTATGTATAGCTCTATTCTAAAAGTAGGAATTTAGCCTTCAAGTTACTCTGCCTGAGAGaagtttggggaaaaaaatactaCTATACCAAAGATATGATGAAATAATTATAGATTTTATAacttaaaaatgttttttggaATCCAGATTTGGCCATTTTTAGGCTCCTGTGTAGTTTCACTGTACCCAGACGTTCTTTAACCTACTGTTACATATGGATGGAAAAGTCTGGCTTCTGACCCGTTCCCTGCAGTTGACTCCGTTTCAAGCCTACAAGTTGCGGGTCACGCACCTGTACCAGTTGAAGCAACACAGCATCCTGGTGTCCGTGGGGCAGGATGAACACGGTATTAATCCTCTGGTAAGTGTCCAAAGTCTGCAGAATCTCCAACGTCACAGGACTCCTAGTGTCAGTGATTTCGGTTGACCAGGTGAAGGTCTGGAACCTTGACAAAAAAGACAGCGGGACTCCTCTCTGCACAAGGATCTTCCCTGCGATCCCTGGCAACAAACCCACAGAGGTGTCGTGCCTTGGTGTACACGAGAATCTGAACTTCATGGCCATTGGTAAGGAGGCAAGAAACGCGTGTCTGTTCTCTCTCTGAGTTTCCTCATCCTCGGTTTTGAAAGATGCTTCTCGCTGACAGGCTTCACAGATGGCAGCGTGGTTTTGACCAAAGGTGACATCACCAGAGATCGTCACAGTAAAACTATGACCCTGCACGAGGGAAATAGCCCCATCACTGGTCTCGCCTTCCGCCAAGTAGCTAAGGCCACCCATCTGTTTGTAGCCACTCTGGAGAAGGTCTATGTAAGTGTGTTTGCATGAAGAAAACCCCTCTCATCTCTTGATCCATCAGCATTAAACGTCTGCCCTTACCTTCTTCCCAGTGCTACACGCTGTCCATCAAAGAATATCCTAAAGTAGAACTGGATACGCATGGGTGTTCCCTGCGCTGCTCCTGTCTGGCAGATCCCTCCCAGGATTCCCAGTTCATCGTGGCTGGAGATGAATGTGTGTACCTTTACCAGCCTGATGAGCGAGGGCCCTGCTTTGCTTTTGATGGACATAAACTGTTGGCCCATTGGCACCGAGGGTATCTGTTTTTACTCATCAGAGACCCGAAATCCCCCAACAAGTAAGGATAAAATGAACCGCTAATTCGGAGCTGTGTCCTACACCTGTTTTTCTAGATTATTATTTGAAATCTAATAGAATGAGACATCATGGTGTTGTGAATTTCTCACTTTATTTGGTAAAAATCTGATTGAGTTCCTggctttatttttgctttttagtATTTACTCAGCCCCGAGTGTTCCTTGTCTTTTGGTTTTACTCAGGACAGGGTTTGGCAGCAGGGAGAGCTCCTCGTCAGACAAACAGTTCCTGACCATCTATGATCTGGATAACAAGTTCATTGCCTACAGCACGCAATTTGATGACGTGATCGACGTAGTTGCAGAGTGGGGCTCTTTCTACATCCTGACCAGAGATggcaaaatgtttgttcttcagGAAAAAGACACGCAGACCAAACTGGAAGTGAGTCGGTATCCGCTATCATCGTCGACTGCTTAATGTCACGTCTTCTGGGTGATATTATTGTCCCTGTCGTTTTTAAAGATGTTATTTAAGAAGAACTTGTTTGTGATGGCGATAAACCTGGCCAAGAGTCAGCATCTGGACAGCGATGGACTGTCTGAGATCTTCAGGCACTACGGTGACCACCTGTACCTGAAAGGAGACCATGATGGGGCCATCCAGCAGTATATCCGGTAATCGCCTTAATCGGGACTGTCCTcaatttcagtgttttccatATTCACAATAGACCTTTGCTGAAGATGATTTGGCTAGGGCGTTCAGATGTGTTGCTCTGGTTTAACGTATGACTGTAAAATTGGAAATATTTGAAACAAAAtatgtgaaatgaaaaataaaaatgtccccaTAAGGCCTTCGTTCATGGGCCTTCTGGGTTGATCATTTCTGGCCAAATatgccacctggtggccaaacTGAATACCTGCTCCATCTAATCACTTTCATTGATAAATGGCAGGGGTGTGAAGAGAGGTGGTGTCCTCTGGCTCATACCCATATTGTACAGCCTGTTACAACACTGCGCAGTCCCTGGTATTTTGAAAATAACTGCTGCTCTTTGGATGCATTGTTAAAGCGGTGGCTAAAGATATCCCTGTGTTTTCCCTGCAGTACCATTGGAAAACTGGAACCATCATATGTTATCAGGAAATTCTTGGACGCCCAGAGGATCCACAATCTGACTGCATATCTGCAAGCCCTGCACAGGCAGTCACTGGCCAACGCAGACCACACCACCCTGCTGCTCAACTGCTACACCAAGCTGAAGGACAGCTCCAAGCTGGAAGAGTTCATTAAGGTGAAACAGTTGAAAATGATTAAACAGGCGATGGATACAAATCAAATCATCACTTGAGGCAGTAGTATCCTCTGGCAGGAGCCTCTCAGAACCTAAAGCCTGACAAAATGCATCTGTGTTTGAGCAGAGCAGTGAAAGTGAGGTCCACTTTGATGTTGAGATCGCCATCAAGGTACTGCGACAGGCTGGATACCACAGCCATGCTGTGTTCCTGGCTGAGAAGCACATGCACCATGAATGGTACCTAAAGATCCAGCTGGAAGACATCAAGGTAAAGACGTGCAAGATGAGGCTCAGCTCAGGAGTGCTGAGATCATCCTTCTGTGCTGTTCGCGATTAACAAGCTAGTAAAAATAGTCAAAGACAAGTATCAAAATGAGCTCCTCAACACATTTCTAATGTAAAGAAATGCAGTTGAACACGAAAAAAGTTGTTAAATCTACCGCAATCTTTTATACCTTTGGTGATGTGCAGAATTATGAGGAAGGGCTGCGCTACATCGGACGTCTTCCTTTTGAGCAAGCTGAGAGCAACATGAAGCGCTATGGAAAGACACTGATGCACCATGTCCCTGAAGGCACCACATTACTGCTGAAAGGCTTATGCACAAAATATCAACCAAACGGAGACGGAGCAAACAAAGACAGCCTGGATCCTCTGCTCAACAACAAGGTGAGCCTGTAGTATTTGTGCGTCCGAGTCGGCAGTTTTCCAGTGACGTCGTCAGTAGATTTGTCGCCGATCTGAATCGAATGTCTGCTTCAATTAAAGGCCAACTCTGAGGAATTCATCCCAGTATTTGCCAACAACCCACGGGAGCTGCGAGCCTTCCTGGAACACATGATTAAAGTGGAACCCCATTCTCCTCAGGGGGTGTACGACACCCTCCTGGAGCTCCGCCTCCAAGACTGGGCCCATGAAGAAGATCCTGCAGTCAGTTTAGCACACGCCTCAACTCGGATTTTGATGCTATGAAAATGATCAACATAGAACACAGGGTGTTCATTTATGGTCTTTTTACTAGTTTATTTACGTGAACCAGTACAATGACCATCGGTAGACCTTTAAAAACAGGCTCCATGGGGCCATATTCAGTATTTTTCAGACTGCTGTATGATGTTGACGTACAAAAGCGTGACAGTGACGTGCGGTTTTACTCGTTTAAGGCTTTTTTTGCGATTGCACATGTTTGCAGAGAAAAAAGGTCCTGCAGGAAGAGGCCGTGTTGCTGCTGAGGAGCGATAACACCGTGTTCGACAAGGCTCTGGTGCTCTGCCAGATGCACAACTTCAAAGAAGGCATCCTTTACCTTTACGAGAAGGGCAAATTGTAAGTGAAGATGATGACCAACACAAAGCTCGCCCTTGGGGGATCCCCTTATGGCAGCGGCTGGACCACGGTCTGAGCAGCAGCCCATGTGGGTTGGGCTGAACTGAACATACATGTGATTGGTTGCAGGTACCAGCAGATCATGCACTACCACATGCAGAATGAGGAATATGGAAAAGTGATTGAAGCCTGCAAGCGTTACGGAGACCAGGAGGGTTGTCTCTGGGAACAGGCCCTGGGCTACTTTGCCAGGAAGGAAGAGGACTGCAAAGCCTACATCAGCGAGGTCCTTCATCACATCGACCAAAACAACCTGAT
This window harbors:
- the vps11 gene encoding vacuolar protein sorting-associated protein 11 homolog; its protein translation is MAAFLQWRKFVFFDKEVVKEHGDTGKNVVLPSGISACDSGRGHIVLGDMDGKVWLLTRSLQLTPFQAYKLRVTHLYQLKQHSILVSVGQDEHGINPLVKVWNLDKKDSGTPLCTRIFPAIPGNKPTEVSCLGVHENLNFMAIGFTDGSVVLTKGDITRDRHSKTMTLHEGNSPITGLAFRQVAKATHLFVATLEKVYCYTLSIKEYPKVELDTHGCSLRCSCLADPSQDSQFIVAGDECVYLYQPDERGPCFAFDGHKLLAHWHRGYLFLLIRDPKSPNKTGFGSRESSSSDKQFLTIYDLDNKFIAYSTQFDDVIDVVAEWGSFYILTRDGKMFVLQEKDTQTKLEMLFKKNLFVMAINLAKSQHLDSDGLSEIFRHYGDHLYLKGDHDGAIQQYIRTIGKLEPSYVIRKFLDAQRIHNLTAYLQALHRQSLANADHTTLLLNCYTKLKDSSKLEEFIKSSESEVHFDVEIAIKVLRQAGYHSHAVFLAEKHMHHEWYLKIQLEDIKNYEEGLRYIGRLPFEQAESNMKRYGKTLMHHVPEGTTLLLKGLCTKYQPNGDGANKDSLDPLLNNKANSEEFIPVFANNPRELRAFLEHMIKVEPHSPQGVYDTLLELRLQDWAHEEDPARKKVLQEEAVLLLRSDNTVFDKALVLCQMHNFKEGILYLYEKGKLYQQIMHYHMQNEEYGKVIEACKRYGDQEGCLWEQALGYFARKEEDCKAYISEVLHHIDQNNLMPPLLVVQTLAHNSTATLSVIKDYLINKLQRESQQIEDDERKICQYRVETAHLRSEIQDLKTSAKIFQKTKCNMCNSPLELPSVHFLCSHSFHQHCFESYAESEAECPTCTPENRKVMDMLRAQDQKRDLHDHFNRQLRSSSDGFSVVADYFGRGVFNKLTLVTDPPGSKPVGSLEVNLQRDLLIHTKRNC